Proteins found in one Macrobrachium nipponense isolate FS-2020 chromosome 4, ASM1510439v2, whole genome shotgun sequence genomic segment:
- the LOC135210663 gene encoding sialoadhesin-like codes for MLTVLNGRDSAVVATVDVGGEKSKDKSSSKTELSRTSMLSSKLLHTALLILFSADMLVVDSKVRGKPNRNRVDTGDSGGGIWGQDENSPLPKGPHFAKDTPKSVLAAVGAPAHIPCKARNLGAKSVSWIRHKDLHVLTVGSFTFTNDERFSAHRDPSSGDWVLVLRHPQPTDSGFYECSISTKPVTAVSVKLEVVVPSAELLGASSVYLDRGSSLNLTCVVHFSPTPSEFILWYHRDKLVNYGRRGGREIQVFTEHRGELTRSSLLVHNATLLDSGRYSCKPANAKKVSVMVHVLESETPEAMKTTGSGAAKAHDNFIFSIMTAVAFCLLNSSRDDLNFLIKAIPWCLQFRSLSLFTYR; via the exons GCAACGGTGGACGTTGGCGGCGAAAAGTCTAAAGATAAATCGTCATCCAAGACAGAGCTCAGCCGGACCAGTATGTTAAGCTCAAAGCTCCTCCACACCGCTCTTCTAATCCTCTTCTCTG CTGACATGTTGGTCGTCGACAGCAAAGTTCGGGGGAAACCCAACCGAAACAGGGTTGACACAGGGGATAGCGGAGGGGGGATCTGGGGACAGGACGAAAACTCTCCTCTTCCGAAAGGGCCGCATTTCGCCAAGGACACGCCCAAGTCAGTCCTGGCAGCCGTCGGGGCTCCTGCCCACATCCCCTGCAAGGCTAGAAACCTTGGGGCCAAATCT GTGTCATGGATCCGTCACAAGGACCTGCACGTCCTGACGGTGGGATCCTTCACGTTCACGAACGACGAGAGGTTCTCGGCCCACAGAGACCCTTCTTCGGGAGACTGGGTCCTCGTCCTCAGGCACCCACAGCCCACAGACTCAGGCTTCTACGAGTGCTCCATTTCGACGAAGCCCGTGACCGCCGTCAGTGTCAAACTGGAAGTCGTCG TGCCTTCGGCAGAGCTCCTGGGGGCCAGCAGCGTCTACCTGGACAGAGGCAGCTCCCTCAATCTCACCTGCGTGGTCCATTTCAGTCCCACGCCGTCCGAATTCATTTTGTGGTATCACAGGGATAAG TTGGTGAACTACGGGAGGAGAGGAGGTCGCGAGATCCAGGTGTTCACTGAGCACAGAGGCGAACTGACAAGGTCGTCACTCCTGGTGCACAATGCCACGTTGCTGGACTCGGGCAGGTACTCCTGCAAGCCAGCCAATGCCAAAAAGGTCTCCGTCATGGTCCACGTCCTGGAGA GTGAGACTCCAGAGGCCATGAAGACCACGGGTAGCGGAGCTGCCAAAGCACACGATAATTTCATCTTTAGCATCATGACCGCCGTCGCCTTCTGTCTCCTCAACTCCTCGAGGGACGACTTGAACTTCCTCATCAAGGCCATCCCGTGGTGTCTGCAATttcgttccctctctctcttcacttacaGATGA